A section of the Streptomyces sp. SCL15-4 genome encodes:
- a CDS encoding DUF1697 domain-containing protein, producing the protein MTKRIALLRGVNVGGRTRITMADLRALLAGMGFEAVRTHLQSGNAVFDAPGPWAPDEEAARIERRIADDLGVSVTVLLRSAGSLARTLAASPYLGQEDDPARLYVTFLARQPTAEQAARLAVPAGESAVFTLAGDEVHLHVPDGYGRTKLDNAFFERRLGIPATTRNWRTVNALYKLAAEG; encoded by the coding sequence ATGACGAAGCGGATCGCGCTGCTGCGCGGGGTCAATGTCGGCGGCCGGACCAGGATCACCATGGCGGATCTCCGCGCCCTGCTCGCCGGCATGGGGTTCGAGGCCGTCCGGACTCATCTGCAGAGCGGCAACGCGGTGTTCGACGCTCCCGGCCCGTGGGCGCCCGACGAGGAGGCCGCGCGCATCGAGCGGCGGATCGCCGACGACCTCGGGGTGTCCGTCACGGTCCTGCTGCGCTCCGCCGGCTCGCTGGCCCGCACCCTGGCCGCCAGCCCCTACCTCGGCCAGGAGGACGACCCGGCCAGGCTGTACGTCACCTTCCTCGCCCGGCAGCCGACCGCCGAGCAGGCCGCCCGGCTCGCGGTGCCGGCCGGTGAGAGTGCCGTCTTCACCCTGGCCGGCGACGAGGTCCATCTGCACGTCCCCGACGGTTACGGCAGGACCAAGCTCGACAACGCCTTCTTCGAACGCCGTCTCGGCATCCCGGCCACCACCCGCAACTGGAGGACGGTGAACGCCCTGTACAAGCTGGCCGCCGAGGGCTGA
- a CDS encoding MarR family winged helix-turn-helix transcriptional regulator encodes MSEDALDAALRLVRAQAALVRRFDARLGGLHGVSLADFTLLLRLAQAPGGRMRRVDLAEALGLTASGVTRGLAPLERIGLVTREPDARDARVAYAALTGTGRRLLTEMLATARETAAEVFAAPAWPPADIARLTDLLSRLGGTGLTDR; translated from the coding sequence ATGAGCGAGGACGCGCTGGACGCGGCGCTGCGGCTGGTACGGGCCCAGGCGGCGCTGGTACGGCGGTTCGACGCGCGGCTCGGCGGACTGCACGGCGTCAGCCTCGCCGACTTCACGCTGCTGCTCCGGCTGGCGCAGGCGCCCGGCGGCCGGATGCGCCGGGTCGACCTGGCCGAGGCGCTGGGGCTGACCGCTTCCGGGGTCACGCGCGGGCTCGCTCCGCTGGAGCGGATCGGGCTGGTGACCCGGGAGCCGGACGCCCGGGACGCGCGCGTGGCCTACGCGGCGCTGACCGGGACCGGGCGGCGGCTGCTGACGGAGATGCTGGCCACGGCGCGGGAGACGGCCGCCGAGGTCTTCGCCGCCCCGGCCTGGCCGCCGGCGGACATCGCCCGCCTCACGGACCTGCTGTCCCGCCTGGGCGGCACGGGCCTGACGGACCGCTGA
- a CDS encoding cation:proton antiporter — translation MTTNQLFALFCDLALIIVLARILGAVAQRFSQPAVIGEVIAGILLGPTLLGHSVPEFLFPPDIRPMLTALADVGMAVFMFIVGLELDRKILRGTGKLAATVAVSCILLPFGLGSLLALMLAEDHAPDHRLSFVLFMGTAMSVTAFPVLARILTDRKMQHTPIGGLALACAAIGDVLAWCMLAAVVALAGGGGGDQWLLLLLVPYAGVMVWVVRPLLRRLVAAGGHRLTSSVLTVVLAGLLVSGAITERIGLHFIFGAFLFGVVMPKESTERLRADIIDRIGHVSGQLLQPVFFIIVGLKVDLSDLGGSGWLDFALILTVAVSGKFIGAFLSARAFGVTARQSAVLATLMNTRGLTELIILTAGLQLGVLDERLYSLMVVMAVVTTAMAGPLLAVFRPRNPTDQEPVIPVRDAKPPATKH, via the coding sequence ATGACCACGAATCAGCTGTTCGCCCTCTTCTGCGACCTCGCCCTCATCATCGTGCTCGCCCGAATACTGGGCGCCGTTGCTCAGCGCTTCTCCCAGCCCGCGGTCATCGGTGAGGTGATCGCGGGCATTCTGCTCGGCCCCACTCTCCTCGGCCATTCCGTGCCGGAGTTCCTCTTTCCGCCCGACATACGGCCGATGCTCACCGCGCTCGCCGATGTGGGCATGGCCGTCTTCATGTTCATCGTGGGTCTGGAACTGGACCGGAAAATCCTGCGCGGCACCGGGAAGCTGGCCGCCACCGTGGCGGTCTCCTGCATTCTGCTGCCGTTCGGACTGGGCTCCCTGCTCGCCCTGATGCTGGCGGAGGATCACGCGCCCGACCACCGGCTCAGTTTCGTCCTCTTCATGGGCACGGCGATGTCGGTGACCGCCTTTCCCGTACTCGCCCGCATTCTCACGGACCGGAAGATGCAGCACACCCCGATCGGCGGGCTGGCGCTCGCCTGCGCCGCGATCGGTGACGTGCTCGCCTGGTGCATGCTCGCCGCCGTGGTCGCGCTGGCCGGCGGAGGAGGCGGTGATCAGTGGCTCCTGCTGCTGCTCGTGCCGTACGCCGGTGTGATGGTGTGGGTGGTCCGCCCGCTGCTGCGCCGGCTGGTCGCGGCCGGCGGCCACCGGCTGACGTCCTCGGTGCTGACGGTCGTCCTCGCCGGACTGCTCGTCTCCGGCGCGATCACCGAGCGGATCGGCCTGCATTTCATTTTCGGCGCGTTCCTTTTCGGAGTGGTGATGCCGAAGGAGTCCACGGAGCGGCTCCGCGCGGACATCATCGACCGGATCGGCCATGTGAGCGGTCAGCTTCTGCAACCGGTCTTCTTCATCATCGTGGGTCTGAAAGTCGATCTGTCGGATCTGGGAGGGTCCGGCTGGCTGGACTTCGCGCTCATTCTGACGGTCGCGGTCAGCGGGAAATTCATCGGCGCGTTCCTGAGCGCCCGGGCCTTCGGTGTCACGGCACGCCAGTCGGCGGTGCTCGCCACGCTGATGAACACGAGAGGGCTCACCGAGCTGATCATTCTGACCGCCGGTCTGCAACTCGGAGTGCTCGACGAGCGGTTGTATTCCCTGATGGTCGTGATGGCCGTCGTGACGACGGCGATGGCCGGGCCGCTGCTCGCCGTCTTCCGGCCGCGCAATCCGACCGACCAGGAACCCGTCATACCGGTCCGGGACGCCAAGCCGCCGGCCACCAAGCACTGA
- a CDS encoding DUF6204 family protein produces MTTRTFRITFRGAFDGLTEAQRAALLADAARHDVLRAAFTPEGTLTYDIAARPAFTFRFSATGEKEEDILAATERAEQTATSWLTERGYGFKHLRTTAEDLSQAPLGKRQRRAARATGS; encoded by the coding sequence ATGACCACACGGACCTTCCGCATCACCTTCCGCGGCGCCTTCGACGGCCTGACCGAGGCCCAGCGCGCCGCCCTGCTCGCCGACGCCGCCCGACACGACGTCCTGCGCGCCGCGTTCACGCCCGAGGGGACCCTCACCTACGACATCGCCGCCCGGCCCGCGTTCACCTTCCGCTTCTCCGCCACGGGCGAGAAGGAGGAGGACATCCTGGCGGCGACCGAGCGGGCCGAGCAGACGGCCACGTCCTGGCTGACCGAGCGCGGCTACGGCTTCAAGCACCTGCGGACCACCGCCGAGGACCTCTCCCAGGCGCCCCTGGGCAAGCGGCAGCGCCGCGCCGCCCGGGCGACCGGCTCATGA
- a CDS encoding MazG nucleotide pyrophosphohydrolase domain-containing protein codes for MSTSPARLVHEFHRAFGLDVRATPTEVDPALAAHRGELLAEEAAEVAEVAVQGPLDRLAHELADVVYVAYGTALVHGIDLDEVIAEIHRANMSKRGPDGQVARRADGKVLKGEHYRAPDVSAVLRRQGWIPGGDGA; via the coding sequence ATGAGCACTTCGCCCGCCCGCCTCGTCCACGAGTTCCACCGCGCCTTCGGTCTCGACGTCCGCGCCACGCCGACGGAGGTGGACCCCGCCCTGGCCGCCCACCGGGGCGAACTGCTCGCCGAGGAGGCCGCGGAGGTCGCCGAGGTCGCGGTCCAGGGTCCGCTGGACCGGCTCGCGCACGAGCTGGCCGACGTGGTGTACGTGGCGTACGGCACGGCTCTGGTGCACGGCATCGACCTCGACGAGGTGATCGCCGAGATCCACCGCGCCAACATGAGCAAGCGCGGCCCGGACGGCCAGGTCGCCCGCCGCGCCGACGGCAAGGTCCTCAAGGGCGAGCACTACCGGGCACCGGACGTCTCCGCCGTACTGCGCCGCCAGGGCTGGATACCGGGAGGCGACGGGGCCTGA
- a CDS encoding TAXI family TRAP transporter solute-binding subunit, producing the protein MSKVFPRAGRRTAFKGAAVGVVALGLLLWWLLPLGDKPPSGTIVFSTGTSRGVYQEYGERLRTEMDRDMPGLTVKLLTSAGSQENVERVATGQADFTIAAADAVAAYELRHGSGAGRLRGVARLYDDYLQLIVSPDSDIRNVADLRHKRVAIGLPDSGVRLIAERVLRAAGIDPREDIIPAGDGIDVGPARLRAGKIDAFFWSGGLPTKGLAALAKKGAFRFVPIDDDLMARLHGQGESARYYRSTNIPESAYPTVQQGAPVPTIAVSNVLMTRTDVDPRLTEWVTRTVIKSRDGIGAHVHSAQLVDLRTAIYTDPLPLQEGARRYYRSVKP; encoded by the coding sequence ATGTCCAAGGTGTTCCCCCGGGCCGGCAGGCGCACGGCGTTCAAGGGCGCGGCCGTCGGTGTCGTGGCTCTCGGGTTGCTGCTGTGGTGGCTGCTGCCGCTCGGCGACAAGCCCCCGAGCGGGACGATCGTGTTCAGCACCGGTACGTCCCGCGGGGTCTATCAGGAGTACGGCGAGCGGCTGCGCACCGAGATGGACCGGGACATGCCGGGGCTGACGGTGAAGCTGCTCACCAGCGCCGGTTCCCAGGAGAACGTGGAGCGGGTGGCGACCGGACAGGCCGACTTCACCATCGCGGCGGCCGACGCGGTGGCCGCGTACGAGTTGCGGCACGGCAGCGGCGCCGGACGGCTGCGCGGGGTGGCCCGGCTCTACGACGACTACCTGCAGCTCATCGTGTCCCCGGACTCGGACATCAGGAACGTCGCGGACCTGCGGCACAAGCGGGTGGCGATCGGGCTGCCCGACTCCGGGGTGCGGCTGATAGCCGAGCGGGTGCTGCGGGCCGCCGGCATCGATCCGCGCGAGGACATCATCCCGGCCGGCGACGGCATCGACGTCGGGCCGGCGCGGCTGCGGGCGGGGAAGATCGACGCCTTCTTCTGGTCCGGCGGGCTGCCCACGAAGGGGCTGGCCGCGCTGGCGAAGAAGGGCGCCTTCCGGTTCGTGCCGATAGACGACGACCTGATGGCCCGGCTGCACGGCCAGGGCGAGAGCGCGCGCTACTACCGGTCCACCAACATCCCCGAGTCGGCCTACCCGACGGTGCAGCAGGGCGCTCCGGTGCCGACGATCGCCGTGTCCAACGTGCTGATGACCCGTACGGACGTCGATCCCCGGCTGACGGAGTGGGTCACCCGCACGGTGATCAAGAGCCGGGACGGCATCGGCGCCCATGTCCACTCCGCCCAGCTGGTCGACCTGCGCACGGCCATCTACACCGACCCGCTCCCCCTCCAGGAGGGCGCCCGGCGCTACTACCGGTCCGTGAAACCGTGA